A stretch of the Deltaproteobacteria bacterium genome encodes the following:
- the glnA gene encoding type I glutamate--ammonia ligase, translating to MTPKEVLKFAEENGAKILDLRFMDFPGLWQHFSVPIHELEESIFEEGLGFDGSSIRGWQAINASDMLVIPDPDTALMDPFTQHPTLIMICDIVDPITKERYSRDPRHIAHKAEAYLKSTGIGDTAFFGPEAEFFIFDDIRFDQNAQCGYYFVDSKEGIWNTGREENPNLGYKPRHKEGYFPVPPTDSQQDIRSEMTLKLEEMGIIIEAQHHEVATAGQAEIDMKFSPLSKMADQLLRYKYVIKNVALQHGKTVTFMPKPVFGDNGSGMHTHVSIWKEGKPLFAGNKYGGMSDLGLHFMGGILKHAASLVAFTNPTTNSFKRLVPGYEAPVNLAYSSRNRSAALRIPMYSANPKTKRVELRFPDATCNPYLAFSAMLMAGLDGIENKIDPGDPLDKNIYDLSPEELAGVPSVPSSLDEALNALEEDHQYLLKGDVFTQDVIDTWLSYKRENEIDAVRLRPHPYEFFLYYDI from the coding sequence ATGACACCCAAAGAGGTTTTGAAGTTCGCCGAGGAAAATGGAGCCAAGATACTCGATCTTCGGTTCATGGATTTTCCGGGACTCTGGCAACATTTCTCCGTTCCGATCCATGAACTGGAAGAATCGATCTTCGAGGAAGGCCTCGGTTTCGACGGATCGAGCATCAGAGGCTGGCAGGCCATCAACGCCTCGGACATGCTGGTCATCCCCGACCCCGATACGGCCCTGATGGATCCCTTTACCCAGCATCCGACCCTGATCATGATCTGCGACATCGTCGATCCGATCACGAAGGAACGTTACTCCCGTGACCCCCGGCACATCGCCCACAAGGCGGAGGCCTATCTGAAATCAACGGGGATCGGCGATACGGCCTTTTTCGGCCCCGAGGCGGAATTCTTTATCTTCGACGATATCCGCTTCGACCAGAACGCCCAGTGCGGTTATTACTTCGTCGACTCCAAAGAGGGGATCTGGAACACCGGTCGGGAAGAGAACCCGAACTTAGGGTACAAACCGCGCCACAAGGAAGGATACTTTCCCGTGCCCCCGACCGACAGCCAGCAGGACATCCGCTCCGAGATGACCCTCAAGCTTGAGGAGATGGGGATCATCATCGAAGCCCAGCACCACGAAGTGGCCACGGCAGGCCAGGCGGAGATCGACATGAAATTCTCGCCGCTGTCCAAGATGGCCGACCAGCTCCTCCGGTATAAATATGTCATCAAAAATGTCGCTCTCCAGCACGGCAAGACCGTGACCTTCATGCCGAAGCCGGTCTTCGGGGACAACGGCTCGGGGATGCATACCCATGTCTCGATCTGGAAGGAAGGCAAACCGCTCTTCGCCGGAAACAAATACGGCGGCATGAGCGACCTGGGTCTCCACTTCATGGGCGGGATTCTGAAACATGCCGCCAGCCTGGTCGCCTTCACCAACCCGACCACCAACTCCTTCAAGCGGCTCGTGCCGGGCTACGAGGCGCCGGTCAATCTGGCTTACTCTTCCCGGAACCGGAGTGCGGCGCTCAGAATTCCGATGTACTCGGCCAACCCCAAGACCAAACGGGTGGAATTGCGGTTCCCCGACGCAACCTGCAATCCCTACCTCGCCTTTTCGGCCATGCTCATGGCGGGACTGGACGGAATCGAGAACAAAATCGATCCGGGCGATCCTCTCGACAAGAATATCTATGACCTCTCACCGGAAGAACTGGCCGGCGTTCCCTCCGTCCCGAGTTCTCTTGACGAGGCCTTGAACGCCCTGGAAGAAGATCATCAGTATCTTTTGAAAGGAGACGTCTTCACCCAGGATGTCATTGATACCTGGCTCTCCTACAAGCGGGAGAACGAGATCGACGCCGTCCGGCTTCGTCCTCATCCCTATGAGTTCTTCCTTTACTACGATATTTAA